A single window of Myxocyprinus asiaticus isolate MX2 ecotype Aquarium Trade chromosome 34, UBuf_Myxa_2, whole genome shotgun sequence DNA harbors:
- the LOC127425329 gene encoding peflin-like, producing the protein MSYQYGQGYRPAGPQHYPPPGTPYGGGPTGGQYGGSPYGGAPPGPHYGGGAAPGAPYGSYGQPGPGGAPGAAYGGGQAPGGPYGGYGQPKGGPYSQQAPAGNIPPGVNPEAYQWFSSVDTDRSGYINQKELKQALINSNNSTFNDETCIMMLNMFDKTKTGRIDVLGFSALWTFLQQWRALFQQFDRDRSGSINSNEMHQALSQMGYSLSPQFIHELVNRFSARGGVNGVLQLDSFIQVCTQLQSMTQAFREKDTAMTGNVRMSYEDFLSCAITRLM; encoded by the exons ATGAGTTATCAGTACGGACAG ggttaTCGACCAGCTGGTCCCCAACACTACCCTCCTCCAGGGACGCCCTatggaggtggtcccactggggGACAGTATGGTGGTTCACCTTATGGAGGTGCCCCTCCAGGGCCACATTATGGTGGAGGGGCTGCACCTGGAGCTCCCTACGGTTCTTATGGCCAACCTGGTCCAGGAGGTGCCCCTGGAGCGGCTTATGGTGGTGGCCAGGCTCCAGGTGGCCCTTACGGAGGTTATGGACAGCCCAAGGGAGGACCATATAGTCAGCAGGCTCCCGCAG GTAACATTCCTCCCGGGGTGAACCCCGAGGCTTATCAGTGGTTCTCATCTGTGGACACAGATCGTAGTGGTTACATTAACCAGAAGGAGTTGAAGCAAGCCCTCATCAATTCCAACAACTCTACCTTCAATGACGAAACCTGCATTATGATGCTCA ATATGTTTGACAAGACCAAAACCGGACGTATAGATGTATTAGGTTTCTCTGCACTCTGGACGTTTCTGCAGCAGTGGAGGGCATTGTTCCAACAGTTCGACCGGGACCGATCCGGTTCAATTAACAGCAATGAGATGCACCAGG CATTATCTCAGATGGGCTACAGTCTGAGCCCACAGTTCATTCACGAGCTGGTGAATCGTTTCTCTGCCCGTGGAGGTGTAAATGGAGTACTCCAACTGGACAGCTTCATTCAGGTGTGCACTCAGCTCCAGAGCATGACCCAAGCATTCCGCGAAAAAGACACCGCCATGACTGGAAATGTGCGGATGAGTTATGAAGATTTTCTGTCTTGTGCCATTACCAGACTGATGTAA
- the LOC127425332 gene encoding small integral membrane protein 12-like isoform X1: protein MWPVIFTAMRTYAPYVTFPVAFVVGAVGYHLEWFIRGTPNAPGEERGIAELREDRKLEELAGRDGTQVLSLKDKLEFSPRAVLEKNRPEKSTETHDCIAQAPTWKALIRFSFVLHD, encoded by the exons ATGTGGCCAGTGATCTTCACTGCCATGCGCACCTATGCACCCTATGTGACCTTCCCAGTGGCCTTTGTGGTGGGAGCTGTTGGATACCACCTTGAATGGTTTATCAGGGGCACTCCTAATGCCCCAGGAGAAGAGCGGGGTATTGCAGAACTACGAGAGGATAGAAAATTAGAGGAACTGGCAGGTCGAGATGGCACACAGGTCCTCAGCCTGAAGGACAAGTTGGAATTCTCCCCAAGGGCAGTACTGGAGAAAAACCGACCGGAGAAGA GCACAGAGACACATGACTGCATTGCCCAGGCCCCAACTTGGAAAGCTTTGATAAGATTTTCATTTGTGCTTCATGACTGA
- the LOC127425332 gene encoding small integral membrane protein 12-like isoform X2, with product MWPVIFTAMRTYAPYVTFPVAFVVGAVGYHLEWFIRGTPNAPGEERGIAELREDRKLEELAGRDGTQVLSLKDKLEFSPRAVLEKNRPEKS from the coding sequence ATGTGGCCAGTGATCTTCACTGCCATGCGCACCTATGCACCCTATGTGACCTTCCCAGTGGCCTTTGTGGTGGGAGCTGTTGGATACCACCTTGAATGGTTTATCAGGGGCACTCCTAATGCCCCAGGAGAAGAGCGGGGTATTGCAGAACTACGAGAGGATAGAAAATTAGAGGAACTGGCAGGTCGAGATGGCACACAGGTCCTCAGCCTGAAGGACAAGTTGGAATTCTCCCCAAGGGCAGTACTGGAGAAAAACCGACCGGAGAAGAGTTAA